The following proteins come from a genomic window of Gottfriedia acidiceleris:
- a CDS encoding MBL fold metallo-hydrolase produces the protein MFKFICTTCGVQYNKSIDPPDYCIICSEERQYINPNGQSWTTLQLMKEQNYQNIIRFEEENLYSIVTSPKFGISQTAYLIKNKGFNVLWDCVTYLDEKTIEEIMRLGGINAIALSHPHYYSSQIEWAERFDVPVYIHEDDQEWVTRKSDKIIFWSGESLELYKEIQIHRLGGHFKGGAVLEWKAGNEQKGILLTGDIIQVVADPNWVSFMYSYPNLIPLPAKKVKEISLAVEKLTFDRIYNAFHGIVKENAKLVVSNSAKRYIEALDGILFDT, from the coding sequence ATGTTCAAATTTATTTGTACGACTTGTGGCGTTCAGTATAACAAGTCTATTGATCCTCCTGATTACTGCATAATTTGTTCTGAAGAAAGACAATACATCAATCCAAATGGTCAAAGTTGGACAACATTACAATTAATGAAAGAACAAAACTATCAAAATATTATTCGCTTTGAAGAAGAAAATTTATATAGTATTGTAACGAGCCCTAAGTTTGGGATTAGTCAAACTGCCTATCTTATTAAGAATAAAGGGTTTAATGTTTTATGGGATTGTGTTACTTATCTAGATGAGAAGACGATAGAAGAAATTATGAGGTTAGGAGGAATCAATGCGATTGCTCTATCACATCCACACTATTACTCTAGTCAAATTGAATGGGCTGAAAGATTTGATGTACCTGTATACATACATGAAGATGATCAAGAGTGGGTCACGAGAAAAAGTGATAAAATTATTTTTTGGTCTGGCGAATCGTTGGAGCTTTACAAAGAAATTCAAATTCATCGATTAGGCGGGCACTTTAAAGGTGGGGCAGTATTAGAATGGAAAGCTGGAAATGAGCAAAAAGGAATACTGTTAACAGGAGATATTATTCAAGTAGTTGCAGATCCAAATTGGGTAAGTTTTATGTACAGTTATCCTAATTTAATTCCATTACCAGCAAAAAAAGTAAAAGAGATATCATTAGCCGTAGAGAAGTTAACATTTGATAGAATTTATAATGCATTTCATGGGATTGTAAAAGAGAATGCAAAGCTCGTTGTCTCTAATTCTGCTAAAAGATATATTGAAGCATTGGATGGTATATTATTTGATACTTAA
- a CDS encoding LysR family transcriptional regulator, with translation MEIRHLITFKSIVDMGGFSRAAVHLGYAQSTVTAHIQSLEQELGVPLFDRLGKKVHLTEVGENFLVHAIEMIQLYTKAKDVFQMENEEVSTLKIGAPESLTIYRLPQIIQAFRSQYPKVNIIMKSGSCWELQDELRRGDLDIGFLLQAPLTDSDLYTETLIEEPLVILLPPSSDTRTLSSFTLNANENIILTEQGSYRDYFEAFLRSKGIATESGMEFWSVEAIKQCVMCGLGISILPLIAVQNEMQQKKLKVINWDTNLGSVSTIMSWHKNRWQSRAARKFMEVVRDQSSLWNQSIKI, from the coding sequence ATGGAAATCCGTCATTTAATTACGTTTAAGTCAATTGTAGATATGGGCGGGTTCTCAAGAGCTGCCGTCCATCTCGGATATGCACAATCTACAGTTACTGCACATATACAATCACTTGAGCAAGAATTAGGAGTCCCTTTATTTGACCGATTAGGTAAAAAGGTACATCTGACTGAGGTCGGTGAGAACTTTTTAGTTCACGCAATCGAAATGATTCAGCTCTATACAAAAGCAAAAGATGTATTTCAGATGGAAAATGAAGAAGTATCCACGTTAAAGATTGGAGCTCCTGAATCTTTAACAATCTACCGTCTTCCACAAATTATCCAAGCTTTTCGATCACAATACCCGAAAGTAAATATTATAATGAAATCTGGTTCATGTTGGGAATTACAAGATGAATTACGTCGAGGAGATTTGGATATTGGCTTCTTACTACAGGCTCCATTAACTGATTCAGATTTATATACGGAAACACTAATTGAAGAACCACTTGTCATTTTACTACCTCCATCTTCTGATACTAGAACACTTTCATCTTTTACACTAAATGCGAATGAAAATATAATTCTCACCGAACAAGGTAGTTATCGTGATTATTTTGAAGCATTTTTAAGAAGTAAAGGTATTGCAACTGAGTCTGGAATGGAATTTTGGAGTGTTGAGGCAATTAAACAATGTGTCATGTGCGGACTTGGTATATCCATACTCCCACTCATAGCAGTTCAAAATGAAATGCAGCAAAAAAAACTAAAAGTCATAAATTGGGATACAAATTTAGGAAGTGTATCTACAATCATGTCTTGGCATAAAAATAGATGGCAATCACGTGCTGCTAGAAAATTTATGGAAGTTGTTAGAGATCAGTCATCTTTATGGAATCAGTCTATCAAAATCTAG
- a CDS encoding metallophosphoesterase, with translation MKISTNVHTIFLLVGSSECGKSTFAKKILIPSLSYRDESRNYKTNIQYLSSDDIRREILGEDFDKHSTIMLEASEQAFELLFTKLKMVTTFPINAEFVIVDTTGLSESFRDQVVEIANQNSYNVDLVLFDYKNIREYYSSDRSKKLIDNHVRRLRTEVIPNIKRSNYRIIHRIRQKNFLNPTEFEIKVDNMEEYISRKLPTKYKYTIVGDIHEQVLTFQKLLSKAGFTVQNNQIIESEKSSNHRILLVGDWIDKGNKVKEIIEFIYSNRKWFYFIKGNHENFVSKYLLGQLKDSSIDQSLVETYFTSIKTLEKDEGLQVKFLELVNESKEFYHYIGEDFPSYYITHAPCKKKYIGKMDNNSLRHQRSFRIDRNKPIQEQLQFLAEEAVSNQPYHVFGHVASKKLIRIKNKYGIDTGAASGNQLTSIRIYSNNPYLYSVPSVDEDVVNKEELPELFKGREKSINLNELDQRDKRRLNYVLKNSINYISGTMSPADKDTNANDLESLKQGLQYFKDKKVQEVVLQPKYMGSRCNIYFSKKIEECYAVSRNGYRVKNVDLSGVYSILLERLGSFMEKENIRTLILDGELLPWIVLGTGLIEGKFNVLSKSLRSELSILKETGFDEHFNKLISRYEQTDFHDEVNHTTKQILTNKYGHNDYSTFSVVKETLKSYVPIKKHEELLDIYDEQLRIYGAKSEIEYKPFNLLKMVYENGEEKLPSLSTAEIFSLVSGDDYLVLSLDDEHYFEKANHYYETLTTTRKMEGVVIKPNHKSFNSAPFLKVRNADYLTLVYGYDYKLEHKYQKLIKQKRINKKINASIKDYVLGQKMLEYPLSSISNDNEQYKQLIANKLFEEQQAKEIDPRL, from the coding sequence ATGAAAATCTCAACAAATGTTCATACGATTTTTCTTTTAGTAGGCTCTAGTGAATGTGGAAAATCGACTTTTGCAAAAAAAATTTTAATTCCATCTTTATCTTATAGAGACGAGTCGAGAAATTATAAAACAAATATACAGTATTTATCATCTGATGATATTAGACGAGAAATATTAGGGGAAGATTTTGATAAACATAGTACGATTATGCTCGAGGCGAGTGAACAAGCATTTGAATTACTATTTACTAAATTAAAGATGGTTACAACATTCCCAATTAATGCAGAATTTGTAATTGTCGATACAACTGGACTATCAGAATCATTCCGTGATCAAGTTGTAGAGATCGCAAATCAAAATTCATATAATGTTGATTTAGTATTATTTGACTATAAAAATATACGTGAGTACTATTCTTCAGACCGATCAAAGAAATTAATTGATAATCATGTAAGACGTCTTCGAACAGAAGTAATTCCAAATATAAAAAGAAGTAATTATCGAATTATACATCGTATTCGTCAGAAGAATTTTCTTAATCCGACTGAATTTGAGATTAAAGTGGATAATATGGAGGAGTATATTTCTCGAAAGCTGCCTACAAAATACAAATATACAATCGTAGGGGATATTCATGAACAGGTTCTCACATTTCAAAAGCTATTATCGAAAGCTGGTTTCACGGTTCAAAATAATCAAATAATAGAATCAGAGAAAAGTAGTAATCACCGCATACTATTAGTAGGAGATTGGATTGATAAAGGGAACAAAGTTAAAGAAATAATTGAGTTCATTTATTCAAACCGCAAATGGTTTTATTTTATAAAAGGAAATCATGAAAATTTTGTTAGTAAGTATTTATTAGGTCAATTAAAAGATTCTTCGATTGATCAGAGCTTAGTCGAAACATACTTTACTTCTATTAAAACGTTGGAAAAAGATGAAGGGCTCCAAGTTAAGTTTTTAGAGCTGGTTAATGAAAGTAAGGAGTTTTATCACTATATAGGTGAAGACTTTCCTTCATATTATATTACTCATGCTCCATGTAAAAAGAAATATATTGGAAAAATGGATAATAATTCATTACGCCATCAACGTTCATTCCGAATTGATCGTAATAAACCGATTCAGGAGCAATTACAATTTTTAGCTGAGGAAGCTGTTTCAAATCAGCCTTATCATGTATTTGGTCATGTTGCGAGTAAGAAATTAATTCGTATTAAGAATAAATATGGAATTGATACTGGTGCTGCTAGTGGGAATCAGCTGACTAGTATTAGAATATATTCAAATAACCCATATTTGTATAGTGTTCCTTCAGTTGATGAGGATGTCGTGAATAAAGAAGAATTACCAGAATTATTCAAAGGAAGAGAAAAAAGTATCAATCTAAATGAATTGGATCAAAGAGATAAACGACGTCTCAATTATGTATTAAAAAATTCAATTAATTATATTTCTGGTACGATGAGTCCGGCTGATAAGGATACAAATGCGAATGATTTAGAGTCTTTAAAGCAAGGACTACAATACTTTAAAGATAAAAAGGTTCAAGAAGTTGTACTTCAACCAAAGTATATGGGTTCAAGATGTAATATCTATTTTTCTAAAAAAATTGAAGAATGTTATGCAGTCAGTCGGAATGGATATCGTGTAAAAAATGTTGATCTTTCGGGCGTGTATTCAATTCTATTAGAGCGATTAGGTAGCTTTATGGAAAAAGAGAATATTAGAACTTTAATTCTAGATGGAGAGTTACTACCTTGGATCGTATTAGGCACGGGATTAATAGAAGGTAAATTTAATGTCTTATCAAAATCATTAAGGTCTGAATTAAGCATATTAAAAGAGACTGGATTTGATGAGCATTTTAACAAACTGATCTCTAGATATGAGCAAACGGATTTTCATGATGAAGTAAATCATACTACGAAACAAATATTAACGAATAAATATGGTCATAATGACTATTCAACATTTAGTGTAGTAAAAGAAACATTAAAGTCGTACGTACCGATTAAAAAGCATGAAGAGTTATTAGATATTTATGATGAGCAACTGAGAATATATGGAGCGAAATCAGAAATAGAGTATAAGCCATTTAATCTCTTAAAAATGGTTTATGAAAATGGTGAGGAAAAATTACCTTCATTAAGTACTGCTGAAATTTTCTCACTCGTATCGGGTGACGATTATTTAGTTCTTTCATTGGATGATGAACATTACTTTGAAAAAGCTAATCATTATTATGAAACGCTAACGACAACTAGAAAAATGGAAGGTGTAGTCATAAAACCTAACCATAAATCTTTCAATAGTGCTCCATTCTTGAAGGTTAGAAACGCTGATTATTTAACGCTTGTTTATGGATATGATTATAAATTAGAACATAAATATCAGAAGTTAATCAAACAAAAGCGGATCAATAAGAAGATAAATGCCTCAATTAAAGATTATGTTTTAGGGCAAAAGATGTTAGAATATCCACTATCTTCAATCTCAAATGATAATGAGCAGTATAAACAATTAATTGCAAATAAATTATTCGAAGAACAGCAGGCAAAAGAAATCGATCCTAGACTATAA
- a CDS encoding bifunctional 3,4-dihydroxy-2-butanone-4-phosphate synthase/GTP cyclohydrolase II, translating to MFSKIEEAIEDLKNGKIIIVCDDEDRENEGDFVVIGEFATPENINFMATHGRGLICAPVSEEIAKKLDLYEMVTNNTDSHGTAFTVSIDHIDSTTGISAFERSHTVLQMLNDESTGADFRRPGHMFPLVAKNGGVIERPGHTEAAVDLARMAGSKEVGVICEIMNDDGTMARVPDLIKIANKFNLKMITIKDLIHYRQETEQLVKREVEIKLPTDFGDFKMIGYTNEIDGKEHIAIVKGKVDDGEPVLVRIHSECLTGDVFGSCRCDCGPQLQSTLSMIEEAGKGVIVYMRQEGRGIGLLNKLRAYKLQEEGFDTVEANLNLGFDSDLRDYAISAQIIKDLGIESIDLVTNNPVKIDALKSHGIQINNRVPIQTEMKMENEKYLITKIEKMGHLLHY from the coding sequence ATGTTCTCTAAAATAGAAGAAGCAATTGAAGATTTGAAAAATGGAAAAATTATTATTGTTTGTGATGATGAAGATAGAGAGAATGAAGGCGATTTTGTTGTTATCGGAGAATTTGCAACTCCTGAAAATATAAATTTTATGGCAACACATGGTCGGGGTTTAATATGTGCACCTGTTTCTGAAGAGATAGCCAAAAAACTGGATTTATATGAAATGGTAACAAACAATACAGATTCACATGGAACTGCCTTTACGGTAAGTATTGATCATATCGATTCTACTACTGGTATCTCAGCATTTGAGCGTTCACATACTGTTTTACAAATGTTAAATGATGAATCAACTGGAGCAGATTTTAGAAGACCTGGGCATATGTTTCCTCTAGTCGCTAAAAACGGAGGCGTTATTGAGAGACCGGGACATACTGAAGCGGCAGTAGATTTAGCTCGAATGGCCGGATCGAAAGAAGTTGGTGTTATTTGTGAAATTATGAATGACGACGGAACTATGGCAAGAGTACCCGATTTAATCAAAATCGCAAACAAGTTTAATTTAAAAATGATAACAATTAAAGATTTAATTCATTATAGACAAGAAACTGAACAACTTGTAAAAAGAGAAGTTGAAATTAAATTACCAACTGATTTTGGTGATTTTAAGATGATTGGTTATACAAATGAGATCGATGGTAAAGAGCATATTGCGATTGTAAAAGGTAAAGTTGACGATGGTGAACCAGTACTTGTACGTATTCATTCGGAATGTTTAACAGGTGATGTATTTGGCTCATGTCGTTGTGATTGCGGACCGCAGTTGCAATCTACATTATCGATGATTGAAGAAGCTGGAAAAGGTGTAATTGTTTATATGCGACAAGAAGGTAGAGGAATTGGCTTACTTAATAAGTTACGAGCATATAAGTTACAGGAAGAAGGCTTTGATACTGTTGAAGCAAATTTAAACTTAGGATTTGATTCAGATTTAAGAGATTATGCGATAAGTGCTCAAATTATAAAAGATTTAGGCATTGAGAGTATAGATTTAGTAACTAATAATCCAGTTAAAATAGATGCGTTAAAATCTCACGGAATACAGATTAATAATCGAGTGCCAATTCAAACTGAGATGAAAATGGAAAACGAAAAATATTTAATTACTAAAATTGAAAAAATGGGACATTTATTACACTATTAA
- the ribE gene encoding riboflavin synthase, whose translation MFTGIVEEIGTVKNIVKKGKTLLLTIEAPVILEDVHLGDSISVNGVCLTVTDFTKNEFSVDVMPETFQASNLSTLVSNQKVNLERAMAANGRFGGHIVSGHIDGTGKIISVNAMENAVMYKITIPSSFAKYCLQKGSITIDGTSLTIFEVETDIVTISLIPHTRSHTILGSKKTGDVVNIEFDLLGKYVEKMLGMNETKKSSAITTSFLSQNGYI comes from the coding sequence TTGTTTACTGGAATCGTTGAGGAAATAGGAACAGTAAAAAATATCGTAAAAAAAGGTAAAACTTTATTGCTAACAATTGAGGCACCAGTCATTTTAGAGGATGTTCATTTAGGAGATAGTATCTCTGTAAATGGAGTGTGTTTAACCGTTACGGATTTTACTAAAAATGAATTTTCTGTTGATGTCATGCCTGAAACGTTTCAAGCGTCGAATCTAAGTACTTTGGTTTCAAACCAAAAAGTAAATTTAGAGCGGGCAATGGCTGCAAATGGAAGGTTTGGTGGACATATTGTATCTGGTCATATTGATGGCACAGGTAAAATTATATCTGTAAATGCAATGGAAAACGCAGTAATGTATAAAATTACTATTCCAAGTTCGTTTGCTAAATATTGCCTACAAAAAGGCAGTATAACGATTGATGGTACAAGTTTAACAATATTTGAAGTTGAAACTGATATTGTAACAATCTCTTTAATTCCTCATACCCGATCACATACCATCTTAGGCAGTAAAAAAACGGGAGACGTTGTTAATATTGAGTTTGATTTATTAGGTAAGTATGTTGAAAAAATGCTTGGTATGAATGAGACGAAAAAGAGTTCTGCAATAACAACTTCATTTTTATCTCAAAATGGCTATATATAA
- a CDS encoding class I SAM-dependent methyltransferase, whose amino-acid sequence MAIFQLKSNNPDFSYIIAKNPSSGMSIKTIRKGNAFAWYSTEDTYNIYFKDADNEISYKEQAEEMFEYLNTTRYCSTLFPLNAINTFFSSAFKKLHEKDQNEYENSVLINAIHVKNVSYLNFFQRHLNEFDLTFEELASKTYQLRIRTTKTIHELIHYTTVLCVFLSIVSDEYIDFTDDVIRKYITSMQVIDAPYYIRYLFNRNVLNSRKKFLAFKNELEKTNHYDINFKFGNTARQRQEWISEQLKFERSILDIGCGEGAYAIPYSQKISEYDYFAIDIDAEIRERLKYKINNKVIENIAIYESLSHFLEFYDNDLNVDVLLTEVVEHMSVKDATNLIKSVLSYVNFENFIITTPNAEFNNLYQLDGFRHDDHKWEMTKEDFVKWIDSILSNTTYTYTFSDVGDRVDGISLSQAVVITKQKVKEHQE is encoded by the coding sequence GTGGCTATTTTTCAGTTAAAATCAAATAACCCTGATTTTTCCTATATAATTGCAAAAAATCCAAGCTCTGGGATGAGTATTAAGACAATTAGGAAGGGAAACGCGTTTGCGTGGTATTCTACAGAAGATACATATAATATTTATTTTAAAGATGCTGATAATGAAATTTCGTATAAAGAACAAGCAGAGGAAATGTTTGAATACTTAAATACGACAAGATATTGTTCAACCCTATTCCCTTTAAATGCAATCAACACATTCTTTTCTTCAGCATTCAAAAAATTACATGAAAAAGATCAGAATGAATATGAAAATAGCGTATTGATTAATGCTATTCATGTGAAAAACGTTAGTTACTTAAACTTCTTTCAGAGGCATTTAAATGAATTTGATCTAACCTTTGAAGAGTTAGCTAGTAAAACTTATCAGCTACGTATTCGTACAACAAAAACAATTCATGAGTTAATTCACTATACGACAGTGCTATGCGTTTTCTTGAGCATCGTTTCAGATGAGTATATCGATTTTACAGACGATGTTATACGAAAATATATAACTAGTATGCAAGTCATTGATGCACCTTATTATATACGTTATTTATTTAATAGAAATGTGTTAAATAGTCGTAAAAAATTTCTTGCATTTAAAAATGAACTTGAAAAAACAAATCATTATGATATCAATTTTAAATTTGGAAATACTGCAAGACAGCGTCAAGAGTGGATTTCAGAACAGTTAAAATTTGAGCGTTCTATTCTTGATATTGGTTGTGGTGAGGGAGCGTATGCAATTCCTTATAGTCAAAAAATCAGTGAGTATGATTATTTCGCAATTGATATTGATGCCGAAATAAGAGAACGATTGAAATATAAAATAAATAACAAAGTGATTGAAAATATTGCAATCTATGAGTCTTTATCTCACTTTCTAGAGTTTTACGACAACGATTTGAATGTTGATGTATTGCTAACTGAAGTTGTTGAACATATGAGTGTTAAGGATGCTACCAATTTAATAAAGAGCGTACTATCTTATGTTAATTTTGAGAATTTCATCATAACGACTCCAAATGCAGAGTTTAATAATCTATACCAATTAGATGGATTTAGGCATGATGATCATAAATGGGAAATGACAAAAGAAGATTTCGTTAAATGGATTGATTCAATCTTAAGTAATACGACATATACGTATACATTCTCGGATGTAGGAGATCGTGTAGACGGAATCTCACTTTCTCAGGCAGTTGTTATAACGAAGCAAAAAGTAAAGGAGCATCAGGAATGA
- a CDS encoding APC family permease — protein sequence MRNRKIGFLLLSGLMIGPILGSGIIILPPAVYETAGNYAIFAWVLMLGLSLIFALMFGKLSLLIPGDSGVPLAVERAFGTQLKNLSAIFFLLAVCFGPIAVTGTAGHYLQLLTNQSFFNEKWLALGILCFVYIILTRSIADVGKFAFFMSSFIVVTLIVGSIHTLFTVDGSFTLSNPITVSNFGESLLLLFWALIGWEVIGSYSLEVKTPERTIPRAVVLSFSIIAIVSLTVAFAFQWIHSKNGNMMDQSLAPLLQSLFGSWSTPIISSITIALCISTVLLVIGAVSRLIADQAKNGLLPSWLSFKNRNNVATRSLFSLFVIHIIVFILYFNDFLSIQTLVAIANAFFLCNALLGVLACLRLFDSVIFKIGSCILAICFLGILSFSSPIILILIIVVSVYFIWLQKRHSKQHEKILQVGNK from the coding sequence ATGAGGAATCGAAAAATTGGTTTTCTTTTGCTCAGCGGGTTAATGATTGGACCTATTTTAGGTTCGGGAATTATCATTTTACCGCCTGCAGTGTATGAAACTGCTGGTAATTATGCTATTTTTGCATGGGTTCTAATGCTTGGTTTAAGTTTAATATTTGCACTAATGTTTGGTAAGCTAAGTTTGTTGATTCCAGGAGATTCTGGAGTACCATTGGCAGTTGAACGTGCATTTGGTACACAACTAAAAAACCTTTCAGCTATTTTCTTTTTACTTGCAGTTTGTTTTGGGCCAATAGCAGTTACAGGTACGGCAGGACATTACTTACAACTACTGACAAATCAAAGTTTCTTCAATGAAAAGTGGCTAGCTTTAGGAATCCTATGTTTTGTTTATATCATTTTAACTCGAAGCATTGCCGATGTTGGAAAATTTGCCTTTTTTATGTCTAGTTTCATTGTAGTGACGCTTATAGTTGGCAGTATTCATACATTATTTACAGTTGATGGGAGCTTTACTTTATCGAATCCGATTACTGTTTCTAATTTTGGAGAAAGTTTACTTTTATTATTTTGGGCCTTAATCGGGTGGGAGGTCATCGGTAGCTATTCTTTAGAAGTAAAAACTCCAGAACGAACAATTCCTAGAGCAGTAGTCTTAAGTTTCTCGATTATAGCAATAGTAAGTCTAACAGTTGCATTTGCTTTCCAGTGGATTCATTCTAAAAATGGAAATATGATGGATCAATCATTAGCACCGTTACTACAAAGTTTATTTGGAAGTTGGTCAACTCCAATTATTTCATCCATTACAATTGCACTTTGTATTAGTACGGTTCTGCTAGTAATAGGAGCAGTATCAAGGCTAATCGCCGATCAAGCCAAAAACGGTTTATTGCCTTCATGGCTTTCTTTTAAAAATAGAAATAATGTGGCAACTCGATCATTATTTAGTTTGTTTGTCATTCACATAATTGTATTTATTCTTTATTTTAATGATTTCCTAAGCATTCAAACACTTGTAGCAATTGCAAATGCATTCTTCTTATGCAACGCTTTACTAGGAGTATTAGCATGTTTACGATTATTTGATTCCGTAATTTTTAAAATCGGTTCATGTATACTAGCAATTTGCTTTTTAGGAATACTTTCTTTTTCCTCGCCGATCATTTTAATATTGATCATAGTAGTTTCAGTGTACTTTATTTGGCTACAAAAAAGACATTCAAAACAACATGAAAAAATTCTACAAGTTGGAAATAAATAA
- the ribH gene encoding 6,7-dimethyl-8-ribityllumazine synthase → MKFEGNLVGSGLKVAVIVGRFNEFITSKLLGGAEDALYRHGVEESDVDVIWVPGAFEIPLVAKKLADSKKYDAIITLGTVIRGATTHYDYVCNEVAKGVAAITLQTGIPVIFGVLTTENIEQAIERAGTKAGNKGWDSGISAIEMANLLRTLN, encoded by the coding sequence ATGAAATTTGAAGGAAATTTAGTAGGATCTGGACTTAAAGTTGCTGTAATTGTAGGACGTTTTAATGAATTTATTACATCAAAACTACTTGGTGGTGCAGAAGATGCACTATATCGTCATGGTGTAGAAGAATCAGACGTTGATGTTATTTGGGTACCTGGAGCATTTGAAATTCCATTAGTTGCAAAAAAACTAGCAGATTCAAAAAAATACGATGCGATTATTACGCTTGGAACAGTTATTCGTGGGGCAACTACTCATTATGATTACGTATGTAACGAAGTGGCAAAAGGGGTTGCAGCTATTACTCTACAAACTGGTATCCCTGTTATTTTTGGTGTATTAACGACAGAAAATATTGAACAAGCAATTGAAAGAGCGGGAACGAAAGCTGGTAATAAAGGTTGGGATTCTGGTATTTCGGCAATTGAGATGGCTAATTTATTAAGAACTTTAAACTAA
- a CDS encoding YbaK/EbsC family protein: MEALKESAKIVQDLIFELGYSNKVIELPNSARTAQEAADALNCEVAQIAKSIIFKLESSNSPVLIVASGINRVNEKQIEKIMNDKLAKADADFVREQTGFVIGGVSPIGHKNQVMTFIDEDLLQYKEVWAAAGHPKAIFQLTPNELIEMTKGKVVKIK, from the coding sequence ATGGAAGCATTAAAAGAAAGTGCAAAAATAGTACAAGATTTAATTTTTGAGTTAGGTTATTCAAATAAAGTGATTGAACTACCAAATAGTGCAAGAACTGCTCAGGAAGCAGCGGATGCATTAAATTGTGAAGTAGCTCAAATAGCAAAGTCTATTATCTTTAAATTAGAAAGCTCAAATAGTCCTGTCCTAATCGTAGCAAGTGGAATAAACCGTGTAAATGAGAAACAAATCGAGAAAATAATGAATGATAAACTAGCTAAAGCAGATGCTGATTTCGTGCGTGAACAAACAGGATTCGTAATTGGAGGGGTATCACCAATCGGTCATAAAAACCAAGTAATGACATTTATAGATGAGGATCTATTACAGTATAAAGAAGTATGGGCTGCTGCTGGTCATCCAAAAGCAATTTTTCAGTTAACACCAAATGAATTAATTGAAATGACAAAAGGTAAAGTAGTAAAAATTAAATAA
- a CDS encoding MBL fold metallo-hydrolase, translating into MQSFYALEHYKNGKFINQIPTSMSMDFKTNVSMVRDFVKINPNRTPKEKIPMEKMDVSFLHSKNNDSKITWFGHSALLIQIDGKNILIDPMFGNAPTPFPQFGGKRYSGGLPIEISELPKIDAVILSHDHYDHLDYGTIKKIKQKVDRFIVPLGVGSHLVSWGVSKESISEHNWWDEFKFDQLTLACTPARHFSGRNLTDRNSTLWCSWVIIGGKTKIYFSGDSGYAPHFKEIGEKYGPFDYALMECGQYDKRWSAIHMLPEETVQAFIDVKGEVLVPIHFGAFTLAFHDWNEPIERVVKAAKENEVKYATPKIGETINISTGEYPKSIWWK; encoded by the coding sequence ATGCAGTCATTTTATGCTTTAGAGCATTACAAAAATGGTAAGTTTATAAACCAAATCCCTACGAGTATGAGTATGGATTTCAAAACAAATGTTTCTATGGTTAGAGACTTTGTTAAGATAAATCCCAATCGTACGCCTAAAGAAAAGATTCCAATGGAAAAAATGGACGTTTCATTTTTGCATTCGAAAAATAACGACTCAAAAATTACTTGGTTTGGACATTCAGCTTTATTAATTCAAATCGATGGAAAAAATATTTTAATTGATCCAATGTTTGGGAACGCACCAACCCCGTTTCCGCAATTTGGTGGTAAAAGATATAGTGGCGGTTTACCAATTGAGATCAGTGAATTACCAAAAATAGATGCTGTCATATTATCGCATGATCATTATGACCATTTAGATTACGGTACGATAAAAAAAATCAAACAAAAAGTTGATCGATTTATTGTTCCTCTTGGTGTAGGGAGTCACTTGGTGAGTTGGGGAGTATCAAAAGAGAGTATTTCTGAACATAACTGGTGGGATGAATTTAAATTTGATCAATTAACTTTAGCTTGTACTCCTGCAAGACATTTTTCAGGAAGAAATTTAACTGATCGTAACAGTACATTGTGGTGTTCGTGGGTCATCATTGGTGGGAAAACGAAAATTTACTTTAGTGGAGATAGCGGTTATGCACCTCATTTTAAGGAAATAGGGGAAAAGTATGGACCGTTTGATTATGCATTAATGGAATGTGGTCAATATGATAAACGATGGTCTGCAATCCATATGCTGCCAGAAGAAACAGTTCAGGCTTTTATTGATGTAAAAGGTGAAGTTCTTGTTCCAATTCATTTTGGTGCTTTTACATTAGCATTTCATGACTGGAATGAGCCAATTGAACGGGTTGTGAAGGCTGCTAAAGAAAATGAGGTAAAGTATGCCACACCTAAAATTGGAGAAACAATTAATATAAGTACAGGTGAATATCCTAAATCAATTTGGTGGAAGTAG